One segment of Channa argus isolate prfri chromosome 17, Channa argus male v1.0, whole genome shotgun sequence DNA contains the following:
- the otofa gene encoding otoferlin isoform X14 yields MMSLMVHLKTVAHLRGKGDRVAKVAFRGLSFYSRVAENCEDVAHFNEMFRWPIASRLDGNEMLEIQVYNYSKVFSNRLVGTFCMVLQKVAEEGHLELTDTLIDDNNTSIKTTVTIEIRYQPMDGTVGVWSDGEFLDVPDDRDGMFAFETDSLLSGQSHGSGISPARSLQGSIPTFRKAGKGVFSAMKLGKIKISKDDHKKGDEPAILDMEDLDRKAIRLAGTMEPDTISLASVTAVTTNVSNKRSKPDIKMEPSSGRPVDYQISITVIEARQLLGLNMDPVVCVEIGDDKKYTSMKESTNCPYYNEYFVFDFHVPPHVMFDKIIKLSVIHSKNLLRSGTLVGTFKMDVGTVYSQTEHQFYHKWAMLSDPDDITVGCKGYIKCDIAVVGKGDNIKTPHKANETDEDEIEGNLLLPEGIPAERQWARFYVKIYRAEGLPKMNTTIMANVKKAFIGENRDLVDPYVQVQFAGQKGKTSVQKSSYEPIWNEQVIFTELFPPLCKRLKVQIRDSDKVNDVAIGTHFIDLRKISNEGDKGFLPTLGPAWVNMYGSTRQYTLMDEHQDLNEGLGEGVSFRARLLLSIAVEILDTTSPEILSSTEVQVETISNISESATGKMEEFFLFGSFLEATMIDRKIGDKAISFEITIGNYGNQIDGVSKPSSTKKKKKDSESEQEENELIQNSSEDEADEDGDLVSVSSTPLMKPFITDRNYFHLPYFEKKPCVYIKSWWQDQRRRLYNSNMMDKIADKLEEGLNDVQEIMKTEKAFPERRLRGVLEELSVGCSRFVTLANKDVNQAGRTKLDRERLKSCMREMDSMGQQAKQIRTQVKKNTVRDKLKLAQHFLQKLRFLADEPQHSIPDVFIWMMTNNKRIAYARIPSKDILYSIVDEETGKDCGKVKAVFLKLPGKKGFGPAGWTVQAKLELYLWLGLNKQKKDFLSGLPNGFEEIKATKMGPGLHTLPPVSLVYNMKQVFQLRAHMYQARSLFAADSSGLSDPFARVFFSTHSQVTEVLSETLCPTWDQLLVFDDVELFGEASELRDDPPIIVVEIYDQDTVGKAEFIGRTFAKPTIKMCDEHYGPPRFPPQLEYYQIYRGNCTAGELLAAFELLQVGQGGKADLPPLEGPTDSERGPILPVPLGIRPVLSRYRIEVLFWGLRDLKRINLAQVDRPRVDIECAGRGVQSALIQNYKKNPNFNTLVKWFEVDLPENELLHPPLNIRVVDCRAFGRFILVGSHAVTSLRHFIYSAPDKNSNNWASAGDIIVNVDTDPLIRKMDTVVKLDAMSDAVVKVDMTEEESDKEKKKKKKKKKGGVEEEDETDERVLDWWSKYFASIETLKETLRAQEAAQAEAEEREDLEIAAEVTDIKPDDLLLKGSKTKSKDKKTLKDKKKGQAADCSEKRRVKAKVDELVVYNKELESEFGIFEDWLHTFNLYRGKAGDDDEQAMDDDRIVGRFKGSLCMYKLPLSEEITREAGFDPNMGMFQNIPHNDPINVLVRVYVVRATDLHPADINGKADPYIVIKLGKSEIKDKENYISKQLNPVFGKSFDIEATFPMESMLTVSVYDWDLVGTDDLIGETKIDLENRFYSKYRATCGISSTYSLHGYNIWRDPMKPSQLLAKLCKDGKIDGPHYGPGGKVKVGNQFFHGPTEIEDENGLKKQTEEHLALTVLNHWEEIPRVGCKLVPEHVETRPLLNPDKPGIEQGRIEMWVDMFPMDMPAPGPAIDISPRKPKRYELRVIIWNTDEVILEDDDYFTGEKSSDIFVRGFELRVVIWNTDDVILEDDAFMTGEKMSDIYVRGWLKGQQEDKQDTDVHYHSLTGEGNFNWRFVFPFDYLMAEEKIVISKKESMFSWDETEYKIPPRLTLQVWDADHFSADDFLGAIELDLNRFPRGAKTAKQCSLDMIRNEQELPTISIFKQKRVKGWWPFVARDENDEMELTGKVEAELHLVTAEEAEKNPVGLGRNEPDPLEKPNRPDTTFLWFLSPLKAIRYLVCNRYKWLIIKIVLALLLLIMLGLFLYSMPGYLVKKLLGA; encoded by the exons AGCGGGCAAGGGGGTTTTTTCAGCCATGAAGCTCGGAAAGATCAAGATCTCTAAGGACGATCACAAGAAAGgag ATGAGCCAGCAATCCTGGACATGGAGGACCTGGACAGGAAGGCGATTCGTCTAGCTGGAACAATGGAACCAGACACCATATCTCTGGCCTCTGTCACCGCGGTCACCACTAATGTCTCCAATAAGAG GTCAAAGCCAGATATCAAGATGGAGCCAAGCTCTGGACGACCAGTGGATTatcag ATAAGCATCACAGTGATCGAGGCTCGGCAGCTGTTAGGCCTCAACATGGAccctgtggtgtgtgtggagATTGGAGATGACAAAAAGTACACATCTATGAAGGAGTCCACCAACTGCCCATACTACAATGAA TATTTTGTCTTTGACTTCCACGTTCCTCCTCATGTCATGTTTGACAAGATCATCAAGCTCTCA GTTATTCATTCTAAAAACCTTCTCCGGAGTGGAACTTTGGTTGGAACCTTCAAGATGGACGTTGGGACTGTTTATTCTCAGACTG AACACCAGTTCTACCATAAATGGGCCATGCTTTCTgatccagatgacatcacagtgGGATGTAAAGGATATATAAAGTGTGATATTGCTGTTGTCGGCAAGGGGGACAACATTAAGACCCCACACAAGGCCAACGAGACGGATGAAGATGAAATAGAGGG GAACCTTCTGCTTCCAGAGGGTATCCCAGCAGAGAGGCAGTGGGCAAGGTTTTATGTGAAGATCTATCGCGCTGAGGGTCTACCAAAAATGAACACTACCATCATGGCTAATGTGAAAAAAGCCTTCATAGGAGAAAATCGAGACCTGGTGGACCCCTATGTTCAAGTGCAGTTTGCTGGACAGAAA GGGAAGACTTCTGTACAGAAAAGCAGTTATGAACCAATCTGGAATGAACAGGTCATCTTCACCGAGCTGTTCCCCCCACTTTGCAAACGTCTGAAGGTCCAAATACGAGACTCGGATAAGGTCAATGATGTCGCCATAGGGACCCACTTTATTGACCTACGCAAGATATCAAATGAAGGCGATAAAG GGTTCCTGCCCACCCTGGGACCAGCCTGGGTCAACATGTACGGTTCCACTCGTCAGTACACCCTGATGGATGAGCACCAGGACCTGAATGAAGGACTTGGAGAAGGTGTGTCCTTCAGAGCCCGTCTCCTACTTTCAATCGCTGTGGAGATTCTGGATACCACTTCACCTGAGATCCTGAGCTCCACTGAGGTTCAAGTGGAGACAATCTCCAACATCTCAGAG AGTGCCACAGGGAAAATGGAGGAGTTCTTCCTCTTTGGTTCCTTTCTGGAGGCCACAATGATTGACAGAAAGATTGGTGACAAAGCGATTAGTTTTGAAATCACAATAG GTAACTATGGGAACCAGATAGATGGCGTAAGCAAGCCTTCATcgacaaagaagaaaaagaaagacagcgAGAGTGAACAGGAGGAGAATGAGCTCATCCAGAACTCCAGTGAGGATGAAGCAGACGAGGACGGGGACCTGGTCTCAGTCTCTTCCACTCCTCTCATGAAGCCTTTCATCACCGATAG GAACTACTTCCATCTTCCCTACTTTGAAAAGAAGCCATGTGTCTACATTAAAAGCTGGTGGCAAGACCAAAGAAGACGACTCTACAACTCCAACATGATGGACAAAATTGCTGACAAACTG GAAGAGGGTTTAAATGATGTTCAGGAGATCATGAAGACGGAAAAGGCCTTTCCAGAACGCAGACTCAGAGGAGTGCTGGAGGAGCTTAGTGTCGGCTGCAG TCGGTTTGTGACTCTGGCTAACAAGGATGTGAACCAGGCAGGCAGAACCAAACTGGATCGAGAAAGGCTCAAGTCCTGCATGAGAGAGATG GACAGCATGGGCCAGCAGGCCAAGCAGATCCGCACtcaagtaaagaaaaacaccGTCAGAGACAAACTTAAGCTGGCTCAGCATTTCTTGCAGAAGCTACGTTTCCTTGCTGATGAG CCTCAGCACAGCATTCCAGATGTTTTCATCTGGATGATGACCAACAACAAGCGCATTGCTTATGCCCGTATTCCCTCCAAAGACATCCTGTACTCTATAGTTGATGAGGAAACTGGCAAAGACTGTGGTAAAGTTAAAGCTGTCTTTCTCAAG CTACCTGGTAAGAAGGGGTTTGGCCCTGCTGGCTGGACTGTTCAAGCTAAGCTGGAGTTGTATCTGTGGCTGGGTCTCAACAAGCAAAAGAAGGACTTTCTCAGTGGTCTGCCTAATGGTTTTGAAGAAATCAAAGCTACTAAAATGGGTCCAGGTCTTCACACTCTCCCCCCTGTCAGCCTTGTCTACAATA TGAAGCAGGTGTTTCAGCTGAGAGCACACATGTACCAGGCCCGCAGTCTGTTTGCTGCTGACAGCAGTGGCCTCTCAGACCCTTTTGCTCGAGTATTCTTCTCCACACACAGCCAGGTTACTGAG GTTCTGAGTGAGACTCTGTGTCCTACATGGGATCAGCTGTTGGTATTTGATGATGTGGAGCTGTTTGGGGAGGCCAGCGAACTGAGGGACGACCCGCCCATCATTGTAGTTGAAATTTATGACCAGGACACTGTG GGTAAGGCAGAGTTCATAGGTCGGACCTTTGCTAAGCCCACCATCAAGATGTGTGATGAGCATTACGGCCCTCCAAGGTTCCCGCCCCAGCTGGAATACTACCAGATTTACAGAGGGAACTGTACTGCTGGAGAACTGCTGGCTGCCTTTGAGCTGCTGCAG GTTGGTCAAGGAGGCAAGGCTGACCTTCCTCCCCTTGAAGGACCAACTGACTCAGAGCGTGGACCCATCCTCCCTGTGCCTTTAGGCATCCGACCTGTCTTGAGCCGTTACCGCATAGAG gttTTGTTCTGGGGTTTAAGAGACTTAAAGAGGATTAACTTGGCTCAGGTGGATCGGCCTCGTGTTGATATAGAGTGTGCTGGCAGAGGTGTGCAGTCTGCCCTCATCCAGAACTATAAGAAAAACCCCAACTTCAACACACTGGTGAAATGGTTTGAGGTG GACCTTCCAGAAAATGAGCTCCTCCACCCTCCTCTCAACATCCGGGTGGTTGACTGCAGAGCCTTTGGCCGCTTTATCCTGGTGGGGTCCCACGCTGTCACCAGCCTGAGACATTTCATCTACAGTGCGCCAGATAAGAACTCCAACAACTGGGCCAGCGCAG GTGACATCATCGTCAATGTGGATACAGACCCTCTGATTCGAAAGATGGACACAGTTGTCAAGTTAGATGCT ATGTCTGACGCTGTTGTAAAAGTTGACATG ACTGAGGAAGAGAGtgacaaagagaagaagaagaagaaaaagaaaaaaaagggcggagtggaggaagaggatgagacAGATGAGCGTGTGCTGGACTGGTGGTCCAAATATTTTGCTTCAATAGAGACCCTGAAGGAG aCCCTCAGAGCCCAGGAGGCAGCTCAGGCAGAGGCAGAAGAGAGGGAGGATCTGGAGATAGCAGCCGAGGTCACAG ATATCAAACCTGATGACCTTCTTCTGAAAGGCTCCAAGACGAAGAGCAAAGACAAGAAGACGTTGAAAGATAAGAAGAAGGGTCAGGCTGCAGACTGCTCTGAGAAACGCCGGGTTAAAGCAAAAGTGGATGAGCTGGTG GTGTACAACAAGGAGCTGGAGAGTGAGTTTGGCATTTTCGAAGACTGGCTGCATACTTTTAACCTGTACAGAGGAAAAGCCGGGGACGATGATGAGCAGGCTATGGATGATGACAGAATCGTTGGGAGATTCAAA GGATCCTTATGTATGTACAAGTTACCACTTTCTGAGGAGATTACAAGGGAGGCAGGATTTGATCCTAATATGGGCATGTTCCAGAACATCCCACACAATGATCCAATCAACGTACTTGTCCGAGTCTATGTAGTGAGG GCTACAGATCTTCATCCTGCTGATATCAATGGTAAGGCTGATCCGTACATTGTCATCAAATTGGGAAAATCAGAGATTAAAGACAAAGAGAACTACATCTCTAAACAGCTCAATCCTGTATTTGGCAA ATCATTCGACATTGAGGCTACATTCCCGATGGAGTCCATGCTAACAGTGTCTGTGTACGACTGGGATTTGGTCGGCACTGATGACCTCATTGGAGAGACAAAGATTGATCTGGAGAATCGTTTCTACAGCAAATACAGAGCTACATGCGGCATTTCATCCACCTACTCTCT CCACGGATACAACATATGGCGAGACCCTATGAAACCCAGTCAGCTCCTGGCTAAGCTCTGCAAGGATGGCAAGATCGATGGACCTCATTATGGGCCTGGAGGCAAAGTCAAAGTTGGGAATCAGTTCTTCCATGGACCAACAGAGATTGAAGATGAGAATG GTCTGAAAAAGCAGACTGAGGAACATTTGGCCCTGACAGTGCTAAACCACTGGGAGGAGATCCCAAGGGTGGGGTGCAAGCTTGTCCCCGAGCACGTTGAGACCAGACCCCTGCTGAACCCTGACAAACCCGGCATTGAACAG GGTCGTATTGAGATGTGGGTGGACATGTTTCCCATGGACATGCCTGCTCCTGGACCTGCGATTGACATATCACCACGGAAACCAAAGAG ATATGAGCTCAGGGTGATTATTTGGAATACAGACGAAGTAATACTGGAGGACGATGATTACTTCACTGGGGAAAAGTCCAGTGACATATTTGTCAGGGG CTTTGAGCTTCGTGTTGTTATTTGGAACACTGATGACGTAATTCTAGAGGACGATGCTTTCATGACAGGAGAGAAGATGTCTGACATCTATGTCAGGGG GTGGCTGAAGGGGCAGCAGGAGGACAAACAGGACACAGATGTACACTATCACTCCCTGACTGGCGAGGGAAACTTTAATTGGCGCTTTGTCTTCCCCTTTGATTACCTCATGGCTGAGGAGAAGATTGTCATCTCTAAGAAAGAGTCCATGTTCTCTTGGGATGAGACAGAATACAAGATTCCTCCTCGCCTCACGCTGCAGGTCTGGGATGCTGACCACTTCTCTGCTGATGACTTCCTCG GTGCAATTGAACTTGACCTGAACCGGTTCCCTCGCGGCGCCAAGACAGCTAAGCAGTGCTCCCTCGATATGATCCGAAATGAACAGGAGCTCCCCACTATTTCAATCTTCAAACAAAAGAGAGTGAAAGGCTGGTGGCCCTTTGTTGCCCGTGATGAAAACGATGAGATGGAGCTAACG GGTAAAGTTGAGGCTGAGCTTCACTTGGTAACAgcagaagaagcagagaaaaatcCTGTAGGACTAGGACGAAATGAGCCAGATCCCCTGGAGAAGCCAAA TCGTCCCGACACCACATTCCTGTGGTTCCTGAGCCCACTGAAAGCCATCCGCTACCTGGTGTGCAACCGCTACAAGTGGCTGATCATCAAGATCGTGCTGGCCCTGCTGCTGCTCATCATGTTGGGCCTCTTCCTCTACAGCATGCCGGGCTACCTTGTCAAGAAACTGCTGGGGGCCTGA